The Engraulis encrasicolus isolate BLACKSEA-1 chromosome 22, IST_EnEncr_1.0, whole genome shotgun sequence genome includes a region encoding these proteins:
- the LOC134439306 gene encoding high choriolytic enzyme 1-like, producing the protein MGDIAIDSPEERNADPCTSRGCMWQKYNDGKVYVPYVIANHFSSRELQIIQRGLDSFSSMSCIRFKRRSNERDYLSIESRSGCWSYVGRRGNAQTVSLSRSGCLYHNTVQHELLHALGFNHEQTRNDRDNHITVVWENIIDDMKHNFNKINTLNQNTGYDYNSVMQYHRYAFSKNNRATMVPRPNANVEIGKATQMSQNDINRLNRLYKC; encoded by the exons ATGGGAGATATCGCCATCGATTCCCCCGAGGAGAGGAACGCTGATCCCTGCACCTCCCGCGGCTGCATGTGGCAGAAGTACAACGACGGCAAGGTCTACGTGCCCTACGTCATCGCCAACCACTTCT cTTCCCGCGAGCTGCAGATCATCCAGCGTGGTCTTGActccttctcctccatgtctTGCATCCGTTTCAAGCGCCGCAGCAACGAGAGGGACTACCTCAGCATTGAGTCTCGCAGCGG ATGCTGGTCCTACGTTGGTCGTCGTGGCAATGCTCAGACCGTCTCCCTGAGCCGTTCTGGCTGCCTGTACCACAACACCGTCCAGCACGAGCTTCTCCACGCTCTGGGCTTCAACCACGAGCAGACCCGTAACGACCGTGACAACCACATCACCGTTGTCTGGGAGAACATCATCGATG ACATGAAGCACAACTTCAACAAGATCAACACCCTGAACCAGAACACCGGATACGACTACAACTCCGTCATGCAGTACCACAG GTACGCCTTCTCCAAGAACAACCGCGCCACCATGGTCCCCAGGCCCAATGCCAACGTTGAGATCGGCAAGGCTACCCAGATGAGCCAGAACGACATCAACAGGCTCAACAGGCTCTACAAGTGTT AA
- the LOC134439294 gene encoding low choriolytic enzyme-like — MAVFKFAVLALLLVAAFAEEEVECPFNYFSYIAYLSSITYYIHDFSSITYYIHDFSSAVDEDTSRELSVSELLDRANRDRTPDLDEPELIGGDIAILNENERNADPCTSRGCLWPKYNDGKVYVPYVIANHYSSRELQIIQRGLDSFSSSSCIRFKRRSNERDYISIESRSGCYSYVGRTGNAQTVSLARSGCLYHSTVQHELLHALGFNHEQTRNDRDNYIRVYWENIIDDMKYNFNKINTLNQGTSYDYNSVMQYERYAFSKNNRPTMVPIPNSNAVLGQASQMSQNDITRLNRLYKC, encoded by the exons ATGGCTGTGTTCAAGTTCGCTGTGCTTGCCCTGCTGCTGGTCGCTGCCTtcgcagaggaggaggtggag tgtccctttaattacttCTCTTATATTGCATACCTCTCTTCTATAACATACTACATTCATGACTTCTCCTCTATAACATATTACATTCATGACTTCTCTTCTGCAGTGGATGAGGACACCTCCAGGGAGCTGTCCGTGTCCGAGCTGCTGGACAGGGCCAACAGAGACCGCA CCCCCGACCTCGATGAGCCCGAGCTGATTGGAGGAGATATCGCCATCttgaacgagaacgagagaaacGCCGATCCCTGCACCTCCCGCGGCTGCCTGTGGCCCAAGTACAATGACGGCAAGGTCTACGTGCCTTACGTGATTGCCAACCACTATT CTTCCCGCGAGCTGCAGATCATCCAGCGTGGCCTcgactccttctcctcctcctcttgcatcCGCTTCAAGCGCCGCAGCAACGAGAGGGACTACATCAGCATCGAGTCTCGCAGCGG ATGCTACTCCTACGTGGGCCGCACCGGCAACGCTCAGACCGTGTCTCTGGCCCGTTCTGGCTGCCTGTACCACAGCACCGTCCAGCACGAGCTGCTCCACGCTCTGGGCTTCAACCACGAGCAGACCCGTAACGACCGTGACAACTACATCCGCGTCTACTGGGAGAACATCATCGATG ACATGAAGTACAACTTCAACAAGATCAACACCCTGAACCAGGGAACTTCCTACGACTACAACTCCGTGATGCAGTATGAGAG GTACGCCTTCTCCAAGAACAACCGCCCCACCATGGTGCCCATCCCCAACTCCAACGCTGTGCTGGGACAGGCCTCTCAGATGAGCCAGAACGACATCACCAGGCTCAACAGACTCTACAAGTGCT ag